Proteins co-encoded in one Triplophysa dalaica isolate WHDGS20190420 chromosome 16, ASM1584641v1, whole genome shotgun sequence genomic window:
- the LOC130438122 gene encoding uncharacterized protein LOC130438122 has translation MTPLMANDSDMCLTLPLSADDESFFALQSELEALEKQIHDLLERQTRLRERKMALETSRADARKAAIPGFKITTSRNEFHSCTCTRTARGEIQDRSDELSPTAATGLRDFYEKSLCCPLQDEIQRCGHRRLNRPERTRFLQCRYGAHSLFFPGARVLDVSAQVTAILKEDASVGAVVLHAGVNDVRMRQSEILKRDFRSLVDTVRNASPTARIIISGPLPTYRRGNEKFSRLFTLNNWLMSWCIEQKLLFVNNFDLFWERPRLFRPDGLHPSSIGAEIEGLHARTPRRTPLLSPKNNKSRLQYARSHVDKPQKFWDSVLWTDETKLELFGPMDQRYVWRRKNKAYEEKNTLPTVKHGGGSIMLWGCFASAGTGKLQRVQGTMNSLQYQEILDDNVMQSVTNLRLGRRWTFQQDNDPKHTSKSTRAWLQIKGWNILKWPSQSPDLNPIENLWWD, from the exons atgacaccacttatggctaatgattcagatatgtgtttaacgttacctttgagtgcagatgatgaatctttcttcgcacttcagtcagaactggaagcattggagaagcagatccacgatctactcgagaggcaaacacgtctgcgagaacgaaaaatggcgctggaaacatcccgggctgacgctcgcaaagctgcg atcccaggcttcaagatcacgacgagccgaaatgaatttcactcctgcacctgcacacgcacggcgagaggcgaaatccaagaccggagcgatgaactctcccccaccgccgccaccggtcttcgagatttctacgagaaatcgctatgCTGCCCTCTGcaagacgaaatccaacgctgtggtcatcggagactcaatcgtccggaacgtacgcgcttCCTTCAATGCAGGTatggtgcgcactcactgttttttcctggcgcccgtgttctcgatgtctctgcgcaggtaactgcgattctgaaggaggatgcaagtgtgggagccgtagttctgcacgcgggggtcaatgatgtgagaatgcggcagtcggagatcctgaagagggacttcaggagtctggtcgatactgttcgcaacgcatcgcccacagCCAGGATCATcatatcagggccgcttcctacttaccgacgagggaacgaaaagttcagtagactatttacgcttaataattggttaatgtcatggtgtattgaacagaagctgctctttgtaaataattttgatctgttctgggagcgaccaaggctcttccgccccgacgggctgcaccccagcagcattggagcggaaattgaAGGCCtacatgccagaactcccaggcgcacccccttgctgtccccaaagaataataagagtcgactgcagtatgccagaagtcatgtggacaaaccacagaagttttgggatagtgttctgtggactgatgaaacaaaattagaactgtttgggcccatggatcaacgctatgtttggaggaggaagaacaaggcctatgaagaaaagaacaccttgcctactgtgaagcatggcggggggtcaatcatgctttggggctgttttgcttctgcaggtactgggaagcttcagcgtgtgcaaggtaccatgaattctcttcagtaccaggagatattggatgacaatgtgatgcagtccgtcacaaacctgaggcttggaagacgttggacctttcaacaggacaatgatcccaagcatacctccaagtccactagagcatggttgcagattaaaggctggaacattttgaagtggccatcgcagtcaccagacttaaatccgattgagaacctctggtgggactaa